In the genome of Petrotoga olearia DSM 13574, one region contains:
- a CDS encoding DUF1385 domain-containing protein translates to MKRKPKTVGGQAVIEGVMMKGVNTVVAVKRKDGNIAVKRLKDNSWGIWEKIPIIRGFFVLLHSMIVGMNALSYSANVSGEDEEELTTKDMVIAILIAIVVATLGFGVLPVFITRPFNIKSEFWFAFIEGFIRALMVVAYIWGISFMKDIKKVFQYHGAEHKSVFTYENNEPLEVKYAKKYTTLHPRCGTSFLIITVFASIIVFAITGGLGFNSTLQKVISRIVLLPIVAGLAYEFQRFTAKIIDTKIGKILAYPGLMLQKITTKEPEKEQLEIGLISLKYALKEDFDGEVILDNHGNQLENQSTESKVFAPDVTSLKTDS, encoded by the coding sequence GTGAAACGAAAACCTAAAACTGTAGGTGGACAAGCGGTTATTGAAGGCGTAATGATGAAAGGTGTAAATACTGTAGTCGCAGTAAAAAGGAAGGACGGAAATATAGCGGTTAAAAGATTAAAGGATAACTCTTGGGGAATTTGGGAAAAAATACCTATTATTAGAGGTTTTTTTGTATTGCTACATTCTATGATAGTTGGTATGAACGCATTGTCTTATTCGGCTAATGTATCGGGAGAAGATGAGGAAGAATTAACTACAAAAGATATGGTCATTGCTATATTAATTGCTATTGTAGTTGCAACCTTAGGGTTCGGTGTTTTACCTGTATTTATAACTAGACCTTTCAACATCAAATCTGAATTTTGGTTTGCTTTCATTGAAGGTTTCATAAGGGCACTCATGGTTGTAGCCTACATCTGGGGTATTTCTTTCATGAAAGATATAAAAAAAGTTTTTCAATACCATGGAGCTGAACATAAAAGTGTATTTACCTATGAGAACAACGAACCTTTAGAGGTTAAATATGCTAAAAAGTACACAACTTTACATCCAAGATGTGGTACTAGTTTCTTGATAATTACGGTGTTTGCCTCGATTATTGTTTTTGCTATAACAGGTGGATTAGGGTTCAATTCAACCTTACAGAAAGTAATATCTAGAATAGTACTTCTTCCTATAGTTGCTGGATTAGCTTACGAATTTCAAAGGTTTACCGCAAAAATCATCGATACAAAAATAGGAAAAATTCTTGCCTATCCGGGTTTGATGCTTCAAAAAATTACAACAAAGGAACCTGAAAAAGAGCAATTAGAAATAGGGCTCATATCCTTAAAATATGCTCTCAAAGAAGATTTTGATGGAGAAGTGATTTTAGATAACCATGGAAACCAACTTGAAAATCAAAGCACAGAAAGCAAAGTCTTTGCTCCAGATGTAACCTCCCTCAAAACCGATTCTTAA
- a CDS encoding stage V sporulation protein S: MEVLKVSHSSAPNKVAGAIAGVLSKTDEVELQAIGAGAVNQAVKAIAIAKRFIEAKGKEIYVIPGFVEVEVGSEKRTGIKFKVVAKVSENISPEEYSQH; encoded by the coding sequence ATGGAAGTGTTGAAAGTCAGTCATTCATCTGCACCGAACAAAGTAGCAGGAGCTATAGCAGGGGTTCTATCAAAAACAGACGAGGTTGAGCTACAAGCTATTGGAGCAGGAGCAGTTAATCAAGCAGTGAAGGCTATTGCAATTGCAAAGAGATTCATTGAGGCTAAAGGAAAAGAGATATACGTTATCCCTGGTTTTGTGGAGGTTGAAGTAGGTTCGGAAAAAAGAACAGGTATTAAGTTTAAAGTGGTGGCAAAGGTTTCTGAAAATATTTCCCCAGAAGAGTATTCTCAACATTAA